CTCTTATCTGTTTTCTTCCTTTGTCTGTAATTACCTCTCCGTTTTGTTTGATAATGACAAGTTTTGGTAAAGCTGTAATCTTGTACTTGTTCTTTAATTCACTGCGAAAAAGAATTAGATTCAAATAAAACGAAAAATGTTTAAAGAGcttaaataaataacataaacTTGAATTAAATATTGACTGATGGTCATTGATGcctaaatgtccaggtcaatttttgcagtcatGTTATGAGCTTCTTGAGATGGGAgactttaaatggcaaaaaaaatacgCTTTTCTGTAAGTTTGctcattaaagtttttttttgagtagtaaaactgaataaacctttaccaaaatattttataaatatgtacagcatcattccatcaccctttccccaaGTACAGCTACAGATAAGGGGGTTCTTGTAATTCCGAAATTCTGCTGAGCCCTCTATATTgctagtaagtctttgctgcatatttcagtaAACACTTACCCCATGCGCatcctcctgtgtgcagcaagcaCAATACTAAGCGCCAGCACCCAAATACTCTTTGGTAGACAGCTTTTGTGTTTGAGAAAGGCCCTTGTGGCCGAAACGTCACACAAGTATTACTGCTGTAATCTATCAATTTGAAGACATTAAATGCATGTTAAAACCCATTGGAGTGTGTGGTCCCAATTTTACTtttcctttagtatatagccagccagccttctttagtatatagccagcccagtgtagtatatagccagcccccagtttcccagcacataaaaaataaacttacatacatacaatgtatataacatttatttgttgGTCACTGTATAACGGACAATTCATAAGGTGGCAGTGAATCAACCAAATATATATAGTTCATTTGAAGGCACTATATATGTTATAAATTATGTGTGGATACCCTACAGACAAAAATTAACCCCTGAAAATTGGAGGTGAAACATGTGTCAAGTACATGCCTGTATTTGTATTTTGGATGTGCCCTATGTTATTCCTCTGGATAAAGTGCAATACTATTTCTTCCATACCGCTATACAGGTTAACTGTGACTTATTTATTGTGTATAGTTTTGACCATTGGTCGTAATGGATTTGTttcaaaagggaacctgtcatcagaagcccTTTTTATGGCTAGCCAATGTCCCCATGggcaatagtgtacacattgttaaagtgtttttatagtgtagaaaaaaaaaagataagttagatcaaagtttaccattctttaggcagagctgtgttcccagtcccatgggagtggccagtgaggagaggCTTTCCCTCTGCATTGATTTCAAATTTAAAACAaaccctcccatgtcccccatatctcctaccCCGCTGGAAGTCACACATGTCTGCCTTACTAGCCACTCCtacgggactagggacacagctctgcatacagaaagttaAACTTTGAtcaaacttatcttttttttctaaaaagacagttttactataaaaactctttggcaatgtgtacactattctctatggtgaCATGGGAGAGCCAGGAAAAGAGCTTGTGaagtcaggttccctttacattgatgaaataaaagttacattttatgtttAATATATTTTAGTCATTGTTTATCTTTATTTAGTGTGATTGGGAACACTGTTATCAGTTTAGTGGAGGGACATTGCATCCGTGCCCCGTTACTTGTATTGGTGTTCACATAAAAGTAAAGGTCCATTCACATGAAAGAAAGAGTTCAAACCATTTTTTGTAGTACATCTTGTGACTACCGCAGGTTGATAAACCTAGGCACCAGCTTGTCCCACAAGTTGGGCTCTACACAAGCTGTGATCATGATGGCAAAGTGAATATGTGACATGGGAGTTGTAGCTCCTTGGCACACCTGGTTATGGTAAAATAATCTCCTAGTGTCTGAAGTAGTAAACCTGGGTGTTCTCCTTGTAAAGAATAAAGGCCAAAAAAATGCATGTAAACAGATTGCTGACTGCACTGTAATTGTGCAGTTATAATTTTCAATCTGTGCTTTATTGCAGTTTGTAAATCTTCCTAATGCTGGACGTCAGCATCGCAATCCTCTATTCTGATGAAAACCTTTATACACTATAAATCTTGGGAGAATCCCATGTATTAAAGGATATATGTTGATTAGAGTATCAGATACTGTACGAGAAAGCATAGAATTACAAAACTGGCCATTTAAATTTGCACAATTGCATTTCAATCACATATATACATGTTCATGCTGAGAACATAAATAATGACAACAGGAAAAAATGATAAACATACAGTTACATATGGTAATCGTACATAGAGGTCCACCTAGGTATAGGACAAGAGTTAGTTACTTACTGTTTGTATGGATCATGCCAAGGTAAAGCTAGCCAGTCCCCATGCATGTCATGCATGTAATCCACCATGTCTCCTGCACTTTTATCTGAAGAGATAAATATAATTTCGAACTGTGCAGGCTGGTCTGCTTCATCCACCAGCTCGGTATAAAAGTCACACAACACGGGGGTAAAATCTCTGCAAGGGGAACACCAACCAGCGGAGAAATACAATCCAACAATTTTATTTTGTAACGCCTCCTCGGGATCCACCTTCTCCCCATCCTTGTTAACCAGGATATGTCCAGTAAATATATCCATTGTAAATAGATATATACAATAACAGTGGAGTTTGTGAGCGGTGATTCCTAATGCTCTCAGCAAGTGCTGACAGTGATGTATAAATACTTATTTCTTCTAATTCCTTTTAATCCCATTCCAATATAGCCCTATGCTGCACATTGCCTTCTGCCATCTGTTCTTCAACTGCTGCAGAGCTGCCCAAAGTGTCAGGCAATATACAGATATTATTGTGTTAATTTACACTGTTACTGCTTTGCTGACTGGCACTCAAAAAATCTTGTAAAAAATAGAGCTATGTTACGTACAATATTCAGTCAAATCTCAGTTGTCATTTCTGATTATaacatatttatttcctatgcaaTCCTACTCACAGAAACTTTTCTTCCTGCTTGTTATTCCATTTGTTTGTAATGTTGGTTGTTAGGATGAGATTACATAACATTAGACTCCACCTCACCTTTGAAAGGATTTATGAATCAGAGACTTTTATCTTTCTTGCTGGATACTGCTGCCACCTAATGGAAAGTAAGGACATCTATGGTGCTAGATTTAACTGTTGGCTTTACAGGCATTTGGATGATCTGCCAACATggtattaaataattttttttaatatacatataaaaagcTAAGTTCACGTATGGCGGTTGTGAATCCTTGTGTCCAATGTGGTCATTTCAATGCAGAAATGCATGCTGCAAAATTCTGCAGTGGAGGGGTCCACAGCATAAATTAACATTCTTCAAATTTATTCCATTTTACgctgtagatttttttaaatagtgcATGGTGGATGTAATTTACCCAAATCTCATCCACAAGCTAACTGTACTGCACTGCCACTGGTTACCGATTGTTACCCAATTACTAATGTTGTTGTCCTATCCTGAAAAGATGTGTATTGACAGCATTAAGATTCCCAACTCTAATAAGAATGATAAAAATCTCTACTGAATGTTCTTTTCATCTCATATGGGTTTGTTCCAATGTACCATGCATGATGAAGAGTCCTAAGTAAACTAAAAAGCATGCAGacgtcattaattttttttttagctagccACGGCTAGCCAATAAAGCTTTCAGCTTTACTTGAGGACTCAAGTACATGACAGGGTCACACAACCCAATATCAGTGTTCCAGGActtaatacagtatttttcggactataagacgctccggattataaggcacacctgattataaggatgaatgaccagcaggtggcagacctgtgcatagttcaaggcagctgttgtctgtaagtacggttcatatataaggcacactggactataaggcgcacctttgatttctgagaaaatcaaaggatttttagtgcgcctattaatccgaaaaatacagtaataatgcctttatttatatagcgcctacagattccacagtgctgcatagagcttgccaaattggtccccgtccccaatggggctcacaatctaatcaacctaacagtatgtttcggtgggaggaaacgggaggacccagaggaaacccacgcagagaacatacacggagagaacatacaaactctttgcagatattgacttgGTACCACTTCCATAACCTTCCATGGACCAGGTAGGTTCTGCAGAATGTAAAGATGTAAAGTCATCTGTCCACAAATGAGAGGTTCCAGTCTCCCTATTTGTGGTACTGAAACTCAAACACCGCAAGGGACACAAGCTTTCCTGATCTGTGTAAGGTTCAGTGGGATGACATAAGGAAGCAGTCTATCTACAAAGCTATCAGTTCCAGTTCTATACGTGCGGTTCTTGaacaacttttccaagttttgtcATGCCATTATGATGctaaataaacacttgaaaaggCTGAAGCCATGAATGCCACACATGATTTTTAAGGCtttgccattaaccccttaacaacttggctctTTTTCGTTtctacgtttccattttttgcttcccaacattcaaaattctataaattctttatttttagacgtaaagagctgtgtgagggcttgttttttgcgtaacaaattgcacttcatagtgatggtttttaatattccatatcgtgtactgggaggcgggaaaaaaattccacatgcagtgaaattggtgaaaaatgcattttcacctttttcttgTAGGCTTTGATTTTATTGCTTTCATTGTGaggcccaaatgacatgtcttctttgcaacttttgatgatgttttcaatgccttttgatcactttttgtaaatttttttatatttagcaaaatggcaaaaaagtggcattttcaactttgggcgctattttctgggtTATTTTGTGGTTAAACACTGTGaataaccgttatcatattttaatagatcggccATTTAAGGATGCTGCAATACcttacatgtttgtgatttttactggttgtttatatttatatcaattttagagaaaggggggcgatttgaattcaaatgttttttcatttctttttttttttttaacttttttttttaccccctagggtactttgatttatctatttattttcaaACTACTTATGGAGAAAGGAagtgaaaaaaattcaaaaattatatatatttttttctttaactgcCGCTGAAACACATGCGCCCAGCCATCCATCCATTCCATTATTCCTTTAATGGTCATCAGGGATGCAAGTTCTACTTCTCTTTTTTGACAACTTATGTAAGTCTTTATGGTCTCCATTACTTCGCCACATGTTGATCAGGTTTAGTGGCTAATGCATCTGTATATCCCATTATGAAAAGTGACAAACTAGTTACATACATTGCATACGTTTATAATATCCAATGCTCATACAATCTCCTATAGGCGCTAAAATTGAATCGATTTATTATCATTTTCACAtaatgtttatgatttatacttaCTTGTATCTATGTAGCCATGTATttaactatatatacatattgcttttaccgtatttttcggactatagggcgcacaaaaaatcctttaattttctcagacatcaaaggtgcgccttatagtccagtgcgccttatatatgaacctttcttacagacaacagctgccttgagctgtgcagaggtctgccacctgctggtcattcatccttataatcaggtgcgccttatagttcagtgcaccttatatatgaacctagacattttagctggcatttattgatgatgcgccttatactccggtgcgccttatagtccggaaaatactgcacctatgtaattATTTATTTGTAATTACATACCGCTATCTTCTAACCTTATCACTTTGTACAGGGATTTTCCCTCGTTTTATTTGTCCATCATATGATAAGGGTCCTAGCAACCCGAAACACGTTATAAAGGACTGTTAATCATCCTTCTTTTTGCTCAATAAAAACACTCTTATGGGTCGAACTAGTCATCAGAATTAATACCGACACTCCTACTAGTGGTTATTTGGTATGGTGTCCCCATTTTTTTCTGCCTTTTCTTCTCTACTGTACTCTACTCTGTACACCAGCCCAGACTGGTTTACATTTTGGAGCCTGGGAGTTGCTTGTGCCAATTACAACTACAGGACCCCACTGTGGATTACCCTTTAAGGGagctatatgtactgtacaagtatttaacaggtgaGCAACAATTACCTACAACTATAATTTTCTGCCAGACGATATCACTCAAGGCACCTGCctcagttctgtttttttttttttaaattctcttgAGGCGTTTCTACTGGGTATTCTCCACACCGAGCTACGGCAACCAGAGTCTTCTGGCTAGCAGGGTTTTCGTCTGTCACTGCTACTGCAAGAATGTGTCCTGAAACCATAAGATTTTAAGAATGTGAATGCATCTTTGCCAACTATACCAGGCCGACACAAACAACTTTGGTCCCCCAAGGAGTTCCCCAGTGAGTTTACCTGAATCGGATGAAGAGACTATCTATAAACTGTTTCGAGAGCTTGAGAAAGCCCAGACGAGCAAATGACAGCATCACCTTTACAAACTATTCTTGGATACATatatcaatgaaaacattataccgATAGGCTTGagattacatcctgtattagccTTTCAAAACAATCCCTCTTTATGTGAGCTTTAGGACAAAATATTACATGACTGTTCCTATTTGAGTGATAAAAGGTTTACACTTACAAAATGTTTTTCCATTACAAAAGACACTATGTTACATAAGTTAAGACCTTCCTCACGATCTCTCGACCATCCTAAGCATAATAATGCGCTGGCCTCACCCCGGAAAGCTTTGAAAAGGACATTCTCATTAAAAAATTGAGAAAGCGCAAGAGGGATAGAAAAGATTACTGTTCAGGTTATGTTAAGTATTGGCTAAAACATGAGAAAATGCAGATAACAATACCAAAATCAAAACTCCCCATCataacaaaaataacaataaGTACCCTTTATATAAGTGTAAAGATAGCCCAACCAATTTTTCTAGTCAATTGCATTCCACAGacacattaaaaacaaaaatactgtAATTTATGACAAGAATCCACACAATCGAAATGTTATCACTAGTTGTATCTACAGACACActaaggcagtgattttcaaccttttttgagccacggcacactttttatacttaaaaaatcctggggcacaccaccaaccaaaatagcacaaaatgacactaaaacagtcatattatacatatagttaataatatagattctaaatttattttactcactcagtgtgaaacctgggcctgtttcgataaacacaaaagggatatcctggcaggaatggtggaaagacacacacaaagctcttcctcaacagttctcagtttctccctgtttttagtatgtggtgctgattattttgtggctcatatactgcaaaataaaggggtacaatgagaagtactaaggccatgaggccagagtacaagtgccagctcatatactcagcatatgagctggtacttgtagtactccagcctcatgactatagtatttctcattttacatttctcattgttatatgcagtatactgctggagtactaaaagtaccagctcatatgctgagtattttgccaacagttcatatactcaggcaaaagctcatatagtcagcattattggtgggcattaccttggcggtgggcaaatgccagagtctctccgctctcaggatgatgtgcCGGCCTTggtgatgtcattttgtcgcgcgaggttcaaagcttgcgcatgtgtttttgtacacgtctcctacattgtaagaagcagtgactgcgcatcgctgcgcattgccgggaaacaaaacacagggggcaccatagtttggggaaatttccccgcggcacacccgaccatgtgtcgcggcacactagtgtgccacggcacacaggttgaaaatcactgcactaaGGAACCACAAGATAAACAATCACAAAAGGGCAATATTCCCGATGATAACACTGGCAGACTGGATCCTGTACCCAACAACACTTATAGCAACAAATACCCATTGCCAAACACAGACAATACAACACCTACGACATCTAGTCACAAAGCCAGTATTAATTTGGAAACCTCACCCAGATCCATTTTACCCTCAAGTATAACAGTGATCAAGCAGACCCCCATATCATTCTATCTTTACTACATACAATACCAGTAACGCATAGGGCaatcccccccccttcctcacCAAAATACACACCACCAAATACAGATACACAAAGTACCATCCTCTAATGATTTGATATCTTTTTTAGGGTTTCCAGGGGTTATGAACGCCACCCCCTCCTCCAGTACACAATGAATCTGAAAGAAACAGTATAGCAGGCCCCAGCACTAGGGATATGAAGAAAAAACCTAGAAAGAGGATGTAGGGGAAACTCCATCCTCTCAGGAAGATTCATTGATCGAGACCccgaaatacaaaaaaaacttgcTAATAGCAAACAGCCAGTTTCTAGAAACACGAGAATCTAGCACCAAAGAAGAAGGTAAATTTGTTAAAATATTTAACTTGTCCAATCACATACTCTCCGATCTTGAGACAGCTACGGGGAGTAAATTTGCATGAGTTTTGCAAATATATACGTGGGATCTTTTGAAGAGCAGACGTGTTTACACACATTCAAGTGTATCCTCAATAAACGCTACATAGGCGCAGGgctggcgctatgggtaggcaaagtgggcaattgcccagggcccatgaaagtggagaatctcttctttcaaatgaatcttgaattttgtttctaggtgccctggatccagagatattaaggtttaaattgagaatatcaggtgccatttttatatataacaatcactcccaacggcagattAACAGTTCTCTCTGTTATATATTCTGTttccttagaaacacaaatttagattcatataaaagaggagactctcttttttcataggaaaaaagaagtgaggttctatgtatcACAGGGCCAGAAatgcagccccctgaagtgtagccccctccagattcttagccatcagtctacagtacagggagaatttgtttgagtttgaatcaaaattgcatgaaggcgcctatgtctaaactctttaatgcaattttgaaaatggggcaagtgtctgccctcagaaaatatatggtttgttgggttactttaaaaataaaatctaaataacagcaaaaaaaattaaacgccaaaattgtaaaaattgatctggtcaataacgcaacaaaatatctAGAAATACCTGactgttgaattcccgggtgaagatgcttatcatctctctcctgtatatatatctatctcctataatctgaacatttatatatctcgctttttctctatttatcaatcaatcttctatttctgttctagtgtatttatctctcatatccatctactgtatatatcatctactttatagttctgcatctacaaatctctatcatctttcatatttatcttctatcataataattaataattctttatatagcgcacgcagattacacagcgcttgccaaatcagtccctgtccccatggggctcataatctattcaaccaaccagtaattttttggagtgtgggaggaaaccagaggacccagaggaaaaccacacaaacatacaaacactttgtcgatgatgaccagcgctgcaaggctgtagtgctaaccacggaaCCACtgtcatctccctatcatctgtttatcaccttccatattacagtttgttttaccatactaaagggagcgaCTTACTGACttgtcataaaattgttttattttggggccccacttttagttttgcccagggccccaatttgtctagaaccggccctgcataGGCGATATCTTCATAATTTGGGATGGTACTCGGGAAGAGACAACCAATTTTGTCAAAGACCTGACTAACAATACATGGGGCCTTGAATTTACTAGGAACATCACTACTAATAATATGGAGTTCTTGGATGTGGAAATCTTTCATACCAAGGAAGGCATCATCAAAACGAGAATGTATTTTAAAAAGGTAGACAGTAATAACTACCTGAACTTCACAAGTGGCCATTTTAAGAAATGGCTTTTAAAAGATACCTTTTGGACAATACAAGAGGGTTAAACGGAACTGCACGGATGTCTCTGATTACATAAAACAGAGTAGGATCCTGACAAACAGGTTTAAGACTAAAGATTATCCCAAGTCTCTTGTGAGGGATGCCTAAATAAGG
The DNA window shown above is from Engystomops pustulosus chromosome 1, aEngPut4.maternal, whole genome shotgun sequence and carries:
- the NXNL2 gene encoding nucleoredoxin-like protein 2 — protein: MDIFTGHILVNKDGEKVDPEEALQNKIVGLYFSAGWCSPCRDFTPVLCDFYTELVDEADQPAQFEIIFISSDKSAGDMVDYMHDMHGDWLALPWHDPYKHELKNKYKITALPKLVIIKQNGEVITDKGRKQIRDRGLVCMRNWLEVGDIFQNFTGK